The following are encoded together in the Manduca sexta isolate Smith_Timp_Sample1 chromosome 22, JHU_Msex_v1.0, whole genome shotgun sequence genome:
- the LOC115442653 gene encoding protein phosphatase 2C and cyclic nucleotide-binding/kinase domain-containing protein isoform X2 yields MASRGGGGKKEADPEEQMRKKFRAKCLFRALGRLVMANAYWLIEAVDHYEGVEDVKRRVQQAVRGKAKKKQLLTITDKALLNKPADERTEQEKKYIYRIIGGLKCFKRYPNHVKKKLAAVTYFKYYGPGRAIVRQHHEAHALYFIVAGDVIVSQMIFDELLQQYVSIEVGSMHSGDMFGEVSLLHNIPRTATVTTVGHCELLALMKEDFKNILQASVQKQWDEVMRAMSAFTYFDALDEVARREGCIVAKMKSYEPTETLLGDGVGIANFVYFILSGRCQMIETMQVIITKHLGHSFYKLYDPYVPKEESEQDFDTKYFGAYKNLKDSKESHGSMSGELSSQMKDSMTRETSKGRGSILKMPSSVKQMRHSGSMKRESVQIVVENDDTKRASAASTGSHAMGERSGSLKSQVLLHPSDQTRESVRLSVVPEGLGAQRPPANLHTYFMQVCQFNPGSSFGFGENMRDRRIVALTPVDCMLLPKIWLMQRNTANIWTRIQHYLEKKIPTKKQLFKSFTEERRWREFRDQVVDDVVARSNTVNWTSLHDVPYSIRMDEMLDI; encoded by the exons ATGGCGAGCCGTGGTGGTGGAGGCAAAAAAGAAGCG gacCCGGAGGAACAAATGAGGAAGAAATTTCGAGCAAAATGTTTATTCCGTGCATTAGGACGGTTAGTGATGGCCAATGCGTACTGGCTTATAGAAGCAGTGGATCATTATGAAGGCGTGGAAGATGTGAAACGAAGAGTCCAACAAGCTGTCCGTGGAAAGGCTAAAAAGAAACAACTACTCACGATTACT GACAAAGCCCTTTTGAATAAACCCGCAGACGAACGTACGGAAcaagagaaaaaatatatttatcgaatTATTGGCGGTCTTAAATGTTTTAAGCGTTATCCTAAT CATGTGAAAAAGAAGCTAGCTGCCgtaacatatttcaaatattatgggCCGGGTCGCGCCATAGTTCGTCAACATCACGAGGCCCACGCTTTATACTTTATAGTCGCTGGTGACGTCATTGTCAGCCAGATGATTTTCGATGAGCTTTTACAGCAATACGTGTCTATCGAAGTAGGTTCTATGCATTCCGGAGATATGTTCGGGGAAGTTTCTTTATTGCACAACATACCCAGGACTGCCACAGTAACGACAGTCG GTCACTGCGAACTGTTGGCATTAATGAAAGAGGATTTCAAGAACATTCTGCAGGCCTCTGTGCAGAAACAGTGGGATGAAGTTATGCGGGCTATGTCGGCCTTTACTTATTTTGATGCTCTTGACGAG GTGGCTCGTCGCGAAGGTTGTATAGTCGCGAAGATGAAATCTTATGAGCCAACGGAGACATTGCTCGGAGACGGCGTGGGCATCGCCAATTTCGTCTACTTTATACTGTCGGGCCGCTGTCAAATGATTGAGACGATGCAAGTGATCATCACAAAGCATTTGGGGCACAGCTTTTACAAGTTATATGATCCTTAC GTACCGAAAGAAGAAAGCGAACAAGACTTCGACACTAAATATTTTGGCGCTTACAAGAATCTGAAAGACAGCAAAGAAAGCCACGGCTCAATGTCTGGAGAGTTGTCATCTCAGATGAAAGATAGCATGACGAGGGAAACTTCTAAAGGTCGAGGCAGTATTTTAAAGATGCCAAGTTCTGTAAAGCAGATGCGTCACTCTGGAAGTATGAAGCGAGAAAGTGTGCAAATAGTGGTGGAAAACGATGACACTAAAAGAGCAAGTGCTGCAAGTACCGGCAGTCACGCAATGGGGGAACGCTCTGGATCCTTGAAGTCGCAGGTTTTGTTGCATCCATCAGATCAGACTAGAGAATCTGTCAG ATTAAGCGTGGTTCCCGAAGGACTTGGAGCCCAGCGCCCGCCAGCGAACCTCCATACTTATTTTATGCag GTGTGTCAATTTAACCCCGGCTCGAGTTTTGGTTTTGGTGAGAACATGCGCGACAGACGCATCGTGGCGCTCACGCCGGTCGACTGCATGCTGCTGCCGAAAATATGGTTGATGCAGAGAAATACAGCCAATATCTGGACACGTATACAACACTATCTGGAAAAAAAG ATTCCCACAAAGAAGCAGCTCTTTAAGAGTTTCACGGAGGAACGTCGCTGGCGCGAGTTCCGCGATCAGGTAGTGGACGACGTGGTCGCGCGCTCCAACACCGTCAACTGGACCTCACTGCACGATGTGCCTTACTCCATCCGCATGGACGAAATGCTCGATATttga
- the LOC115442621 gene encoding proteasome maturation protein, protein MSFGLPSLKVKPEVGGKNMPIQEGPFGVPNPMVAGIAGTRTKLGFAHPLELSERNYHINEEKMNLAMLRNIQGLHAPMKITMERKFASKIGRLPFLPSSNLQHEVLTGRHIDIGFEDILNPLELCEVAGQPHAVVERSLGLL, encoded by the exons ATG AGTTTTGGGCTGCCTTCTTTAAAAGTCAAGCCAGAGGTGGGCGGTAAGAACATGCCTATACAAGAGGGTCCTTTTGGAGTGCCTAACCCTATGGTGGCTGGAATTGCCGGTACAAGAACTAAATTAGGTTTTGCACACCCCTTAGAACTGTCTGAGCGGAAT TACCACATCAATGAGGAGAAAATGAATTTAGCGATGCTCCGGAATATCCAAGGTTTACACGCACCCATGAAAATCACAATGGAGAGAAAGTTTGCAAGCAAA ATTGGTCGCCTCCCTTTCCTGCCAAGCTCAAATTTACAGCATGAAGTCCTCACAGGCAGACACATTGACATTGGATTTGAAGATATACTCAACCCTCTGGAGCTGTGCGAAGTGGCCGGACAACCCCATGCTGTTGTAGAAAGATCACTTGGGCTGTTGTGA
- the LOC115442653 gene encoding protein phosphatase 2C and cyclic nucleotide-binding/kinase domain-containing protein isoform X1, giving the protein MASRGGGGKKEAVVKDPEEQMRKKFRAKCLFRALGRLVMANAYWLIEAVDHYEGVEDVKRRVQQAVRGKAKKKQLLTITDKALLNKPADERTEQEKKYIYRIIGGLKCFKRYPNHVKKKLAAVTYFKYYGPGRAIVRQHHEAHALYFIVAGDVIVSQMIFDELLQQYVSIEVGSMHSGDMFGEVSLLHNIPRTATVTTVGHCELLALMKEDFKNILQASVQKQWDEVMRAMSAFTYFDALDEVARREGCIVAKMKSYEPTETLLGDGVGIANFVYFILSGRCQMIETMQVIITKHLGHSFYKLYDPYVPKEESEQDFDTKYFGAYKNLKDSKESHGSMSGELSSQMKDSMTRETSKGRGSILKMPSSVKQMRHSGSMKRESVQIVVENDDTKRASAASTGSHAMGERSGSLKSQVLLHPSDQTRESVRLSVVPEGLGAQRPPANLHTYFMQVCQFNPGSSFGFGENMRDRRIVALTPVDCMLLPKIWLMQRNTANIWTRIQHYLEKKIPTKKQLFKSFTEERRWREFRDQVVDDVVARSNTVNWTSLHDVPYSIRMDEMLDI; this is encoded by the exons ATGGCGAGCCGTGGTGGTGGAGGCAAAAAAGAAGCGGTAGTTA aggacCCGGAGGAACAAATGAGGAAGAAATTTCGAGCAAAATGTTTATTCCGTGCATTAGGACGGTTAGTGATGGCCAATGCGTACTGGCTTATAGAAGCAGTGGATCATTATGAAGGCGTGGAAGATGTGAAACGAAGAGTCCAACAAGCTGTCCGTGGAAAGGCTAAAAAGAAACAACTACTCACGATTACT GACAAAGCCCTTTTGAATAAACCCGCAGACGAACGTACGGAAcaagagaaaaaatatatttatcgaatTATTGGCGGTCTTAAATGTTTTAAGCGTTATCCTAAT CATGTGAAAAAGAAGCTAGCTGCCgtaacatatttcaaatattatgggCCGGGTCGCGCCATAGTTCGTCAACATCACGAGGCCCACGCTTTATACTTTATAGTCGCTGGTGACGTCATTGTCAGCCAGATGATTTTCGATGAGCTTTTACAGCAATACGTGTCTATCGAAGTAGGTTCTATGCATTCCGGAGATATGTTCGGGGAAGTTTCTTTATTGCACAACATACCCAGGACTGCCACAGTAACGACAGTCG GTCACTGCGAACTGTTGGCATTAATGAAAGAGGATTTCAAGAACATTCTGCAGGCCTCTGTGCAGAAACAGTGGGATGAAGTTATGCGGGCTATGTCGGCCTTTACTTATTTTGATGCTCTTGACGAG GTGGCTCGTCGCGAAGGTTGTATAGTCGCGAAGATGAAATCTTATGAGCCAACGGAGACATTGCTCGGAGACGGCGTGGGCATCGCCAATTTCGTCTACTTTATACTGTCGGGCCGCTGTCAAATGATTGAGACGATGCAAGTGATCATCACAAAGCATTTGGGGCACAGCTTTTACAAGTTATATGATCCTTAC GTACCGAAAGAAGAAAGCGAACAAGACTTCGACACTAAATATTTTGGCGCTTACAAGAATCTGAAAGACAGCAAAGAAAGCCACGGCTCAATGTCTGGAGAGTTGTCATCTCAGATGAAAGATAGCATGACGAGGGAAACTTCTAAAGGTCGAGGCAGTATTTTAAAGATGCCAAGTTCTGTAAAGCAGATGCGTCACTCTGGAAGTATGAAGCGAGAAAGTGTGCAAATAGTGGTGGAAAACGATGACACTAAAAGAGCAAGTGCTGCAAGTACCGGCAGTCACGCAATGGGGGAACGCTCTGGATCCTTGAAGTCGCAGGTTTTGTTGCATCCATCAGATCAGACTAGAGAATCTGTCAG ATTAAGCGTGGTTCCCGAAGGACTTGGAGCCCAGCGCCCGCCAGCGAACCTCCATACTTATTTTATGCag GTGTGTCAATTTAACCCCGGCTCGAGTTTTGGTTTTGGTGAGAACATGCGCGACAGACGCATCGTGGCGCTCACGCCGGTCGACTGCATGCTGCTGCCGAAAATATGGTTGATGCAGAGAAATACAGCCAATATCTGGACACGTATACAACACTATCTGGAAAAAAAG ATTCCCACAAAGAAGCAGCTCTTTAAGAGTTTCACGGAGGAACGTCGCTGGCGCGAGTTCCGCGATCAGGTAGTGGACGACGTGGTCGCGCGCTCCAACACCGTCAACTGGACCTCACTGCACGATGTGCCTTACTCCATCCGCATGGACGAAATGCTCGATATttga